The following proteins are encoded in a genomic region of Mycoplasmopsis columbinasalis:
- the ychF gene encoding redox-regulated ATPase YchF produces the protein MSLKAGIVGLPNVGKSTLFSALTKYKVEANNYVFTTIEPNISSVPLKDHRLYELAKIVNPEKIVPATFDFVDIAGLVKGASRGEGLGNKFLGNIRQVDAIIHVVRCFEDKDIFHVAGRVNPVEDVEVINFELIYADQETVENVIHRITKKAKSGDKQAELEFNLAKKIKATLENGHFANTLIPDLNDEEKKILKSYQLLTAKPVIYVANLSADQILEPEKCEKLNQLKAFIGDKNKILPISVQLESEIIELSTEESTEWLSSYNISYSGLDLLTRAAFDLLNLKTYFTAGKVEVRAWVFKSGSFAPQCAGIIHSDFENKFIKADIISYQDFITFGGELGARNAGKIRSEGKNYVVQDGDVCHFKFGK, from the coding sequence ATGTCATTAAAAGCCGGAATTGTTGGTTTACCAAATGTTGGTAAAAGTACATTATTTAGTGCTTTAACCAAATATAAAGTTGAAGCTAATAATTATGTTTTCACCACAATTGAACCAAACATTAGTAGTGTTCCACTCAAAGACCATCGTCTTTACGAATTAGCAAAAATTGTTAATCCAGAAAAAATTGTGCCAGCAACATTTGACTTTGTTGATATTGCTGGTTTAGTTAAAGGCGCTTCACGCGGTGAAGGTTTAGGTAATAAATTTCTTGGCAACATTCGCCAAGTAGATGCCATTATTCACGTGGTTAGATGTTTTGAAGATAAAGATATTTTTCATGTGGCTGGGCGTGTAAATCCTGTTGAAGATGTTGAAGTAATTAACTTTGAATTAATTTATGCAGACCAAGAAACAGTTGAAAATGTGATTCATCGCATTACTAAAAAAGCTAAAAGTGGTGACAAACAAGCTGAACTAGAGTTTAATTTAGCTAAAAAAATTAAAGCAACTTTAGAAAATGGGCATTTTGCTAACACTTTAATACCTGATTTAAACGATGAAGAAAAGAAAATTTTAAAAAGTTACCAACTTTTGACAGCAAAACCAGTTATTTATGTTGCGAACCTTAGCGCTGACCAAATTTTAGAACCAGAAAAATGCGAAAAATTAAACCAATTAAAAGCTTTTATTGGTGACAAAAATAAAATTTTGCCAATTTCTGTGCAATTGGAAAGTGAAATTATCGAACTTTCAACAGAAGAATCAACCGAATGGCTTTCTTCTTACAATATTAGTTATAGTGGACTTGACTTATTGACACGCGCAGCTTTTGACTTACTTAACTTAAAAACTTATTTCACTGCTGGCAAAGTGGAAGTGCGAGCTTGAGTTTTCAAAAGCGGATCATTTGCTCCACAGTGTGCTGGTATAATACATAGTGATTTCGAAAATAAATTTATTAAAGCAGATATCATTTCTTATCAAGATTTTATTACTTTCGGTGGCGAATTAGGAGCTAGAAATGCCGGCAAAATTCGTAGCGAAGGTAAAAATTATGTTGTGCAAGATGGTGATGTTTGCCACTTTAAATTTGGAAAATAG
- a CDS encoding ABC transporter permease encodes MWKYITNRILFAILTLAIISFFVFVLTSISPNNPVLKKSTDEFLAAKNSGSQVTLNEILMKNEAIYGFRYSTKVGSELVPGAKIPVVVRFFIYIGNFFKGEFGPYIKADQNLVLSQYKNIPELFFIPLKTTLIVTVPSLFASMALGLTLGIVSGYKRGKLFDNFTNVFVLIFISVPSFVVAPIAIAVALKLGITPKIPRYGGDATITYSEYILAYLPPITVMTLSSLAAFAISSRNVVITVLTSNYVLIAKTKGLSQKQIFFKYVARNISIPLFGLIFGSLLGLLSGSIIIERFWDINGTSQVITDAFSTGEIYVIMFSTIIFTSIGLLAAIIVDVAYAILDPKITYTTKSKRNYTIFFKNWLLRRKLIRERFPKTKGVANAA; translated from the coding sequence ATGTGAAAATATATAACAAATCGGATTCTCTTTGCGATCTTGACACTAGCAATCATTAGCTTCTTTGTTTTTGTGTTAACATCTATTTCACCTAATAACCCAGTTCTTAAAAAATCGACAGACGAATTCTTGGCCGCAAAAAACTCAGGTAGTCAGGTGACACTGAATGAAATTTTAATGAAAAACGAAGCGATTTATGGATTTCGTTACTCAACAAAAGTGGGTTCAGAGTTAGTTCCGGGCGCTAAAATTCCAGTAGTTGTAAGATTTTTTATTTACATTGGCAACTTTTTTAAAGGTGAATTTGGTCCTTACATCAAAGCTGATCAAAACCTAGTTCTTTCGCAATACAAAAATATTCCTGAGTTATTCTTCATCCCGTTGAAAACCACTTTAATTGTGACTGTACCATCCTTGTTTGCTTCTATGGCGCTCGGCCTTACGCTTGGTATTGTTTCCGGTTACAAACGGGGTAAACTCTTTGATAACTTCACAAACGTTTTTGTGCTAATTTTCATTTCAGTGCCATCGTTTGTTGTGGCACCAATTGCCATTGCAGTTGCGCTGAAACTAGGAATTACACCAAAAATTCCGCGTTATGGTGGCGACGCAACTATTACTTATAGTGAATATATCCTTGCTTACTTACCGCCAATTACAGTTATGACGCTTTCATCACTAGCAGCTTTTGCCATTAGTTCGCGTAATGTGGTGATTACAGTCTTAACTTCTAACTATGTGCTTATTGCCAAAACCAAAGGTTTGAGCCAAAAACAAATTTTCTTTAAATACGTAGCAAGAAATATTTCAATTCCACTCTTTGGTTTAATTTTTGGTTCCTTACTCGGTCTGCTTAGTGGTTCGATTATTATTGAGCGGTTCTGAGATATCAATGGTACTAGTCAGGTGATCACCGATGCCTTCTCAACTGGTGAAATTTATGTAATTATGTTCTCAACCATTATTTTTACCAGTATTGGTCTGTTAGCGGCGATTATCGTTGATGTTGCTTACGCAATTCTTGATCCAAAAATTACTTACACAACTAAATCAAAACGTAATTACACGATTTTCTTCAAAAATTGACTACTTCGTCGTAAGTTAATTCGCGAAAGATTTCCCAAAACGAAAGGAGTAGCTAATGCAGCTTAG
- a CDS encoding ABC transporter ATP-binding protein yields the protein MKKEQLKKIFKKSWKNFAQGCKDYAHNWVQRWKVRGQNLKRKFTKPAIKVSKYDGDNKRKSRYQLSQENVYANIATTPLPENKILQVRNLHVSFPVGRSKTIHIVRGIDLDVNKGQIVGLVGESGSGKSVTSKTLINVNHNGIVTSDQMQIGDLELTKIWNQKHWQYIRGKKIGYIPQDPLTSLNPTRTIGKQLMDALNTNLEWKGKKFGEKKAYLVSLLKQFGLRNAETIYNQYPHTLSGGMKQRVVITMVVALKPDVIIADEPTTALDPTVQASALSLFESIRQEYQISIILISHNISVIAKFCDYIYVMYAGKIVECGTKKEIFTQPAHPYTWALISAIPENREDKLYNIKGTPPDMANLPLGDPFAPRNDYALEIDFYKEPPLIPITPTHAAATWLLHPEAPKVQLSDDLLKRLALFKETFKEYE from the coding sequence ATGAAAAAAGAACAATTAAAGAAAATTTTCAAAAAAAGTTGAAAAAACTTTGCCCAAGGCTGCAAAGATTACGCACATAACTGAGTGCAACGTTGAAAAGTTCGTGGGCAAAATTTAAAACGTAAATTTACTAAACCGGCCATCAAAGTGAGCAAGTATGATGGCGACAACAAACGCAAAAGTCGTTACCAATTGAGTCAAGAGAATGTGTATGCTAACATTGCTACTACACCTTTACCAGAGAACAAAATTTTACAAGTCCGTAACTTACACGTGTCGTTCCCAGTTGGACGTAGTAAAACCATCCACATTGTCCGGGGCATTGATTTAGATGTCAACAAAGGACAAATTGTTGGTTTAGTTGGCGAGTCTGGTTCAGGTAAAAGTGTCACCTCGAAAACCTTAATTAACGTTAACCACAATGGCATTGTCACAAGTGACCAAATGCAAATTGGTGATTTAGAACTCACCAAAATTTGAAACCAAAAACATTGACAATACATCCGTGGTAAGAAAATTGGTTACATTCCCCAAGATCCACTCACTTCCCTTAACCCAACGCGTACCATTGGGAAACAACTCATGGATGCTCTTAACACCAACTTAGAGTGAAAAGGCAAAAAATTTGGTGAAAAGAAAGCTTATTTAGTTTCTTTACTCAAACAATTTGGTTTGCGTAATGCCGAAACAATTTATAACCAATACCCACACACTTTGTCTGGCGGAATGAAGCAACGGGTAGTAATTACCATGGTAGTTGCCCTTAAACCTGATGTAATTATTGCCGACGAACCAACTACCGCACTTGATCCCACCGTGCAAGCTTCGGCGCTTTCGCTCTTTGAAAGTATTCGGCAAGAATACCAAATTTCCATCATTCTTATTAGCCACAACATTAGTGTCATTGCGAAGTTCTGTGACTATATTTACGTGATGTATGCCGGTAAAATTGTGGAGTGTGGTACCAAGAAAGAAATTTTCACCCAACCAGCCCACCCTTACACTTGAGCTTTAATTTCAGCTATTCCCGAAAATCGTGAAGATAAGCTTTACAACATTAAAGGTACACCACCAGATATGGCGAATTTACCACTTGGTGATCCGTTTGCACCACGTAACGATTACGCCCTAGAAATAGACTTCTACAAAGAACCGCCATTAATTCCAATTACTCCAACTCACGCAGCAGCCACCTGGTTGTTACACCCAGAAGCACCTAAAGTGCAACTTTCAGATGACTTACTCAAACGTTTAGCATTATTTAAGGAAACTTTTAAAGAATATGAATAA
- a CDS encoding ATP-binding cassette domain-containing protein: MNKNERNVILSIDNLKKYFVNHGFINKAVDGVSFDLHEGEIVGLIGESGSGKTTVGRTILRLYDDFNGFVRLEDKIISGKKISNRLKRFLHKNVQMIFQDPHASLNSQQNVFSILREPLLVNGIIKSQIQDIFSDWFAVKQAFKYSFHIKALELKLENLKIINSLGEPLLHKWKETFTNFSFDPEIDFDDNFTNFFGYLDEKQQVESQIINNMYSNSSKLMTYYYEKQKQYRNKEIADFMLELEQAKATLAEKEQLAKMSKAAYQASKDLAKVKQEYKEFKVEQNEFTKNAKNVINNYVVESKNEKSLINITRLMSTDLEYYLFNLKNELLFAQRAKTLKALRGECDYLNYDETRELINEFDAYIKKFYQQHLDTVPFAPQVKKELLAIIAQNFHFDYSKFVTKSQRHKAKFEAREQEFQERMRVLTNIIAQNATPEISPQELEQARQNLVKAKETYQTNRLKGLVDLKREIIKLSKAIKVQEIKYNELLAVQTFCNERFDEIKEEYFKFIEEMITNNPNRDNKDIVTVINSYKSDLAVREDTLNSFSIERKYLNKDINNIYILLGVNYKWIEKNLEGLDLESEKQVNVRELSARKWELVYNFYDHIYSIPLAKRKISNLLYKTTIYDALESVGLLKQFAYRYPHEFSGGQLQRIVIARALITQPKVIVADEPIASLDISIQAQVVNLLKDLCLKKNIGLIFIAHDLSMIEYIADNVQIMHLGKIVEHGRTEKIYAQPYHPYTVNLFKAIPKISNANEKFQNVSFDLDYLDEQQFPNVPENYQVEEEHFVYGTKTQVQKWINAVKQQDN, from the coding sequence ATGAATAAAAATGAACGCAACGTAATTTTGTCAATTGACAATTTAAAGAAATATTTCGTTAACCACGGTTTTATCAACAAAGCTGTGGATGGGGTGTCATTTGATTTACACGAAGGAGAAATTGTAGGTTTAATTGGTGAATCTGGTTCTGGTAAAACCACTGTAGGGCGTACCATCTTACGTTTATATGATGATTTCAATGGGTTTGTTCGTTTGGAAGACAAAATTATTAGTGGTAAGAAAATTTCTAACCGGTTGAAACGTTTTTTGCACAAAAACGTGCAAATGATCTTCCAAGATCCTCACGCTTCATTGAACTCGCAACAAAATGTGTTCTCAATTTTGCGTGAACCACTCTTAGTTAATGGCATTATCAAAAGCCAAATTCAAGACATTTTTTCAGATTGATTCGCTGTCAAACAAGCCTTTAAATATAGTTTTCACATCAAAGCATTAGAACTCAAGTTAGAAAACTTAAAGATTATTAACTCTTTAGGTGAACCCTTACTACACAAGTGAAAAGAAACTTTTACTAACTTCTCTTTTGATCCTGAGATTGATTTCGATGATAACTTCACTAACTTTTTTGGTTATTTAGACGAAAAGCAACAAGTTGAAAGTCAAATTATTAATAATATGTACTCAAACTCAAGCAAGTTGATGACATATTATTACGAAAAACAAAAGCAATATCGCAACAAAGAAATTGCTGACTTTATGCTCGAACTCGAACAAGCTAAAGCTACTTTAGCTGAAAAAGAACAGTTAGCTAAAATGTCGAAAGCTGCTTATCAAGCAAGTAAAGATCTTGCAAAGGTAAAACAAGAATACAAAGAGTTCAAAGTCGAACAAAATGAATTCACTAAGAATGCGAAAAATGTCATTAATAACTATGTTGTAGAGTCAAAGAATGAAAAATCTTTAATCAACATTACTCGTTTAATGTCGACTGACTTAGAGTACTATTTATTCAACTTAAAGAACGAATTACTCTTTGCGCAACGCGCTAAAACACTCAAAGCCTTGCGTGGCGAATGTGATTATTTAAATTACGACGAAACGCGTGAATTAATTAATGAATTTGATGCTTACATTAAGAAGTTTTACCAACAACACTTAGACACAGTGCCATTCGCACCACAAGTGAAAAAAGAATTGCTTGCCATTATTGCACAAAACTTCCACTTTGACTATAGCAAATTTGTAACCAAGTCACAACGCCACAAAGCTAAATTTGAAGCACGCGAGCAAGAATTTCAAGAACGTATGCGAGTTTTAACTAACATCATTGCGCAAAACGCTACTCCTGAAATTTCACCGCAAGAACTTGAGCAAGCGCGTCAAAATTTAGTTAAAGCTAAAGAAACCTATCAAACCAACCGTTTGAAAGGTTTAGTTGATTTAAAACGTGAAATTATTAAACTTTCAAAAGCTATTAAAGTACAAGAAATTAAATATAACGAATTGTTAGCTGTCCAAACTTTTTGCAACGAACGATTTGATGAAATTAAAGAAGAATACTTCAAATTTATTGAAGAAATGATTACCAACAACCCTAACCGTGACAACAAAGACATTGTGACAGTAATTAATTCGTATAAATCTGACTTAGCAGTTCGTGAAGATACACTTAATTCATTTAGTATCGAACGTAAATATTTAAATAAAGATATTAATAATATTTACATTTTACTTGGTGTTAACTACAAATGAATTGAAAAGAACCTTGAAGGACTTGATCTTGAAAGCGAAAAACAAGTGAATGTTCGTGAATTATCAGCTCGCAAATGAGAACTAGTTTACAACTTTTATGATCACATCTATTCAATTCCTTTAGCAAAACGCAAAATTTCTAATTTGCTTTACAAAACTACAATTTACGATGCTTTGGAAAGTGTTGGCTTGTTAAAACAATTTGCTTATCGTTATCCACACGAGTTCTCTGGTGGCCAGTTACAAAGAATTGTAATTGCACGGGCACTTATTACCCAACCAAAAGTCATTGTGGCTGATGAACCGATTGCTTCACTTGATATTTCAATCCAAGCCCAAGTGGTGAATCTGCTTAAAGACTTGTGTCTTAAGAAAAATATTGGTTTAATCTTCATTGCGCACGACTTATCGATGATTGAATACATTGCTGACAACGTACAAATCATGCACCTTGGTAAAATCGTTGAACATGGTCGTACCGAAAAAATTTACGCCCAACCTTACCACCCTTACACTGTGAATTTATTCAAAGCAATTCCTAAAATTTCGAATGCTAACGAAAAATTCCAAAACGTTTCCTTTGACTTAGATTACTTGGATGAGCAACAATTTCCTAATGTGCCAGAAAATTATCAAGTTGAAGAAGAGCATTTTGTGTACGGCACTAAAACACAGGTGCAAAAGTGAATCAATGCAGTTAAACAGCAAGACAATTAA
- a CDS encoding ABC transporter permease, protein MQLSLDEFNRKYKLSEDLLQKVRMAEGSKYSSSSVAGKPKRLGVEILKRFFTSPAAVISLMVFTIILLMAILIPATSPYPANARISDLAYTTNLPPYTTPYVSVPIGEGTDGYVVQETIKSWENLSGTHPQIYAELVRRGFTQDFLQPEVVGDNIYIRYNAYLFFRLHNLQDSLKAYSASEITTQLADKIWSASEIKPILGTEQTIAYDIWTRTWYATWKAIKISFIVAAIQAIIGVSLGAYLGFRAGSMIDTVTMRAIDIFDSAPTLIWILIFTALFGAHEGTLIITLSLVGWSGFVGGTRMYIITVKNEEYISAARAIGAKTSRQVFVHALPAIIGKIANSFVRSIPGIIMWIASLAFLGFFRTEGSDVNLGQILIDATNSGTSNAWTYILPTLILLFLSLSLSFIALGLHDALDPRVMRKKRN, encoded by the coding sequence ATGCAGCTTAGTTTAGACGAATTTAATCGTAAATATAAGTTGAGCGAAGATTTACTCCAAAAAGTACGGATGGCCGAAGGAAGTAAATATTCTTCTAGTTCTGTGGCTGGCAAGCCAAAGCGCTTAGGTGTGGAAATTCTCAAACGTTTCTTTACCTCGCCAGCAGCAGTTATTTCGCTTATGGTCTTCACCATTATCTTATTAATGGCAATTCTTATTCCTGCAACTTCACCTTATCCAGCGAATGCGCGGATCTCTGATCTTGCCTACACAACGAACCTCCCACCTTACACAACACCTTATGTGTCAGTGCCAATTGGTGAAGGTACCGACGGCTATGTTGTGCAAGAAACCATCAAAAGTTGAGAAAATTTAAGTGGAACGCACCCACAAATTTATGCTGAATTGGTGCGGCGTGGTTTTACGCAAGACTTCTTGCAACCAGAAGTAGTTGGCGACAACATCTACATTCGTTATAATGCTTACTTGTTTTTTAGATTACATAACTTGCAAGATAGTCTTAAAGCTTACTCGGCGAGTGAAATTACCACGCAACTTGCTGACAAAATTTGAAGTGCTTCGGAAATTAAACCAATTCTTGGAACTGAGCAAACCATTGCTTATGATATTTGAACTCGTACCTGGTATGCAACTTGAAAAGCAATTAAAATTTCCTTCATTGTTGCAGCAATTCAAGCCATCATTGGTGTGAGTTTAGGTGCTTACCTTGGTTTTCGTGCTGGTTCAATGATTGACACAGTGACAATGCGGGCAATTGACATTTTCGACTCAGCACCAACCTTGATTTGAATTTTAATTTTCACTGCGCTCTTTGGCGCGCATGAAGGAACGCTCATTATCACCCTCTCACTTGTTGGTTGGAGTGGGTTTGTGGGTGGCACCAGAATGTACATTATTACAGTGAAAAATGAGGAATACATTTCGGCCGCTCGTGCCATTGGCGCCAAAACCTCACGGCAAGTCTTTGTCCACGCTTTACCAGCTATTATTGGTAAAATTGCCAACTCATTTGTACGTAGTATTCCAGGCATCATTATGTGAATTGCATCGCTAGCTTTCCTTGGTTTCTTTAGAACTGAAGGTAGTGATGTGAACTTAGGTCAAATTCTTATTGATGCAACTAACTCTGGCACCAGCAACGCCTGAACTTACATTCTCCCAACCCTCATCTTGCTCTTCTTATCACTTTCACTTTCATTCATCGCCCTTGGCTTACATGATGCTTTAGACCCACGGGTAATGAGAAAGAAAAGAAACTAA
- the upp gene encoding uracil phosphoribosyltransferase, with protein MLKVVTHPLIDMKLTNMRDKNANHSVFRQNLNEIASLMVYEVLRSYQPKEHVVITPNEVAFKGAKLDRDIVFIPIIRAGLSMIEGLLKLVPEAKVGHIGMYRDEETHKPHSYYYKMPQVSKDSYIFVVDPMLATGGSAAFAIEKLRADGFTNIQLVCLVGVNEGVAKIENAFGQDFQIYLAALDDHLNEHKYIIPGLGDAGDRIYGTK; from the coding sequence ATGTTAAAAGTTGTTACCCATCCGTTGATTGATATGAAATTAACCAATATGCGGGACAAAAATGCTAATCACTCAGTGTTTAGACAAAATTTAAATGAAATTGCGTCACTGATGGTCTACGAAGTGCTTAGATCTTACCAACCAAAAGAACATGTTGTTATCACACCAAATGAAGTTGCATTTAAGGGCGCGAAACTAGACCGCGATATTGTGTTTATTCCTATTATCAGGGCAGGTTTGTCAATGATTGAAGGTTTGTTGAAATTAGTTCCTGAAGCTAAAGTAGGTCACATTGGTATGTATCGCGATGAAGAAACACATAAACCACATTCATACTATTACAAAATGCCACAAGTAAGTAAAGATAGTTACATTTTTGTAGTTGATCCAATGCTTGCTACTGGAGGTTCTGCTGCATTTGCAATTGAAAAATTAAGAGCAGATGGTTTTACTAACATCCAGTTAGTTTGCTTAGTGGGTGTAAATGAAGGTGTGGCAAAAATAGAGAATGCTTTTGGTCAAGATTTTCAAATTTATTTAGCTGCTCTTGATGACCACTTAAATGAACATAAATATATAATTCCTGGTCTTGGTGATGCAGGCGATCGTATTTATGGAACGAAATAA
- a CDS encoding MPN527 family putative ECF transporter permease subunit, giving the protein MERNKQKDSIYFHSQATLKIVASAFILALCLIFNFIGSRIFIFPLANFLKFDITIFFITIIFIYIGWNYGLSTGFLMLWIGPLLSSHGYELIAILGHLILFFAQMTFGFVFLVFQKTKIKSNFFKVVCTSLITIGFLLIFNIFLSTPLYFRLYGDVSIGSFLDLARSWNNYKLLFLDIPNYYLATITIYFLFNLINLSINSFFLLLFLRYNARGLIFKNLKT; this is encoded by the coding sequence ATGGAACGAAATAAACAAAAAGATAGTATTTATTTTCATTCACAAGCTACATTAAAAATAGTCGCAAGTGCCTTTATTTTGGCTTTGTGCTTAATTTTTAATTTCATCGGATCGAGAATTTTTATCTTTCCACTAGCAAATTTTCTCAAGTTTGACATCACAATTTTTTTTATTACCATCATTTTTATTTACATTGGCTGAAATTACGGACTAAGCACTGGTTTTTTAATGTTGTGAATTGGACCGCTCTTAAGTTCACATGGTTACGAATTGATTGCAATTCTGGGGCATTTGATTTTATTCTTTGCCCAGATGACTTTCGGTTTTGTCTTTTTAGTTTTTCAAAAAACTAAAATAAAAAGCAATTTCTTCAAAGTTGTGTGCACTAGTTTAATCACAATTGGTTTTCTGCTAATTTTTAACATTTTTCTTTCAACACCTTTATATTTTAGACTTTACGGCGACGTTTCAATTGGTAGCTTTCTCGACTTGGCGCGTTCGTGAAACAATTACAAATTATTGTTTTTAGATATTCCAAACTATTATTTAGCCACAATCACTATTTACTTTCTTTTTAATTTGATTAACTTAAGCATTAATTCATTTTTCTTGTTGCTTTTCCTTAGATACAACGCAAGAGGCTTAATTTTCAAAAATCTCAAAACTTAG